A genomic window from Leishmania braziliensis MHOM/BR/75/M2904 complete genome, chromosome 19 includes:
- a CDS encoding histone H2B — MTPPPSNFTSFLMPTVCSLSLPSRHAGSPPQHVLAFPPHLFSRYIWCDRFPARLRYPATPALLHFSHPRTTMAVSRHAPRKASRAHKTHRKPKRSWNVYVSRSLKAINSHMSMSHRAMMIMNSYVTDLLERVASEAASIVRVNKKRTLGAREVQTAVRLVLPAELAKHAMAEGTKAVSNACR; from the coding sequence atgacgccgccgccctctAACTTCACCTCCTTTCTCATGCCCACTGTCTGCTCCCTGTCGTTGCCCTCGCGACACGCCGGCTCTCCTCCACAACATGTCCTTGCTTTCCCACCGCATCTCTTCTCTCGATACATATGGTGTGACAGATTCCCAGCTCGTCTTCGCTATCCAGCCACCCCCGCGCTTCTACATTTCTCACACCCTCGCACCACCATGGCCGTTTCCCGCCACGCTCCCCGCAAGGCTTCCCGCGCGCACAAGACCCACCGCAAGCCGAAGCGCTCGTGGAATGTGTACGTGAGCCGCTCGCTGAAGGCGATCAACAGCCACATGTCGATgtcgcaccgcgcgatgATGATCATGAACTCGTACGTGACCGACTTGCTGGAGCGCGTTGCCTCGGAGGCTGCGTCGATTGTTCGCGTGAACAAGAAGCGCACGCTGGGTGCGCGCGAGGTGCAGACGGCGGTGCGCCTTGTGCTGCCGGCCGAGCTCGCGAAGCACGCCATGGCTGAGGGCACGAAGGCCGTGTCGAACGCGTGCCGCTAA
- a CDS encoding histone H2B — MTPPPSNFTSFLMPTVCSLSLPSRHAGSPPQHVLAFPPHLFSRYIWCDRFPARLRYPATPALLHFSHPRTTMAVSRHAPRKASRAHKTHRKPKRSWNVYVSRSLKAINSHMSMSHRAMMIMNSYVTDLLERVASEAASIVRVNKKRTLGAREVQTAVRLVLPAELAKHAMAEGTKAVSNASR, encoded by the coding sequence atgacgccgccgccctctAACTTCACCTCCTTTCTCATGCCCACTGTCTGCTCCCTGTCGTTGCCCTCGCGACACGCCGGCTCTCCTCCACAACATGTCCTTGCTTTCCCCCCGCATCTCTTCTCTCGATACATATGGTGTGACAGATTCCCAGCTCGTCTTCGCTATCCAGCCACCCCCGCGCTTCTACATTTCTCACACCCTCGCACCACCATGGCCGTTTCCCGCCACGCTCCCCGCAAGGCTTCCCGCGCGCACAAGACCCACCGCAAGCCGAAGCGCTCGTGGAATGTGTACGTGAGCCGCTCGCTGAAGGCGATCAACAGCCACATGTCGATgtcgcaccgcgcgatgATGATCATGAACTCGTACGTGACCGACTTGCTGGAGCGCGTTGCCTCGGAGGCTGCGTCGATTGTTCGCGTGAACAAGAAGCGCACGCTGGGTGCGCGCGAGGTGCAGACGGCGGTGCGCCTTGTGCTGCCGGCCGAGCTCGCGAAGCACGCCATGGCTGAGGGCACGAAGGCTGTGTCGAACGCGTCCCGCTAA
- a CDS encoding histone H2B, translated as MAVSRHAPRKASRAHKTHRKPKRSWNVYVSRSLKAINSHMSMSHRAMMIMNSYVTDLLERVASEAASIVRVNKKRTLGAREVQTAVRLVLPAELAKHAMAEGTKAVSNACR; from the coding sequence ATGGCTGTCTCCCGCCACGCTCCCCGCAAGGCTTCCCGCGCGCACAAGACCCACCGCAAGCCGAAGCGCTCGTGGAATGTGTACGTGAGCCGCTCGCTGAAGGCGATCAACAGCCACATGTCGATgtcgcaccgcgcgatgATGATCATGAACTCGTACGTGACCGACTTGCTGGAGCGCGTTGCCTCGGAGGCTGCGTCGATTGTTCGCGTGAACAAGAAGCGCACGCTGGGTGCGCGCGAGGTGCAGACGGCGGTGCGCCTTGTGCTGCCGGCCGAGCTCGCGAAGCACGCCATGGCTGAGGGCACGAAGGCCGTGTCGAACGCGTGCCGCTAA
- a CDS encoding 40S ribosomal protein S2: MADNQPAQEAPVTEAPRAERGFGRGRGGRGGRGGRGRGRGGPGEEKEWVPCTKLGRLVKARKVTSLEEIFLFSMPIKEHQIVDTLIVEGQLRDEMMKIYPVQKATSAGQRTRFKAFNVVGDGNGHIGIGARVGKEVSLAIRASMIAAKLNIVPVRRGYWGNRIGEPHTIPMKVTGKCGSVAVRLVPAPRGTGIVAAPVPKKILEFAGVEDVYTSSRGKTRTHGNLIMATFYALRKTYGFLTPDLWADTEPSRDPTDEHAELLAEMTVA, translated from the coding sequence ATGGCAGACAATCAGCCCGCTCAAGAGGCACCCGTCACCGAGGCCCCCCGTGCTGAGCGCGGTTTCGGCCGTGGTCGTGGCGGTCGCGGTGGTCGCGGTGGCCGTGGCCGTGGCCGCGGTGGTCCAGGTGAGGAGAAAGAGTGGGTCCCGTGCACCAAGCTGGGTCGCCTCGTGAAGGCGCGGAAGGTAACCTCTCTGGAAGAGatctttctcttctcgaTGCCCATCAAGGAGCACCAGATCGTTGACACCCTTATCGTCGAGGGCCAGCTGCGCGACGAGATGATGAAGATCTACCCTGTGCAGAAGGCTACATCGGCCGGGCAGCGCACCCGCTTCAAGGCCTTCAACGTCGTcggcgacggcaacggcCACATCGGCATCGGTGCCCGCGTCGGCAAGGAGGTTTCGCTGGCGATTCGCGCCTCGATGATTGCAGCCAAGCTCAACATCGTGCCGGTGCGCCGCGGCTACTGGGGTAACAGGATCGGTGAGCCACACACAATTCCGATGAAGGTGACCGGCAAGTGCGGCTCCGTCGCAGTCCGTCTCGTGCCCGCGCCCCGCGGTACCGGCATCGTCGCTGCCCCTGTGCCCAAGAAGATCCTTGAGTTCGCCGGCGTTGAGGACGTGTACACAAGCTCCCGTGGCAAGACCCGCACCCACGGCAACCTGATCATGGCCACTTTCTACGCCCTGCGCAAGACCTACGGCTTCCTCACGCCTGATCTCTGGGCGGACACAGAGCCCAGCCGCGATCCGACGGATGAGCACGCTGAGCTGCTTGCCGAGATGACAGTCGCGTAA
- the PEX13 gene encoding putative peroxin 13 — protein MYGAGLGSMGGMYGGGMYGNSGLMGGSAHGMSGVLNSYARNNQYGSSSIYSLGNNGDGTQNNGMQSSLSLQQQQTERFNPLISPINQHSAPLPPLNESPEERSRRIQAEHKKERQLIRQQRDQHRQARLQARMEIAGHLTNVLVQGLRSAMELFGVCFGTYYSMRAVRAFSNSQERIPGMGMYMGANYPCSAAVAKTQAAATSALGAQQISTAPSGGPRKWRTWLLCIAFFILGEVVYGIATRQRTKPLQHRRRIARSAKSVYGGVISQDEYEVSIHSSDTESRLTEEDRGEAEMLSEAWGQACNSDSVYRTSQAVRPSGSNGARRVYYALYDYQAQQTDGPCLSFKAGDEFVVEDYAEGSWCEAMAVESGNYSPHGRRGLVPSNFLRLAERITKL, from the coding sequence ATGTACGGTGCCGGCTTAGGTAGCATGGGTGGCATGTACGGCGGTGGCATGTACGGAAACTCAGGCCTCATGGGAGGCTCTGCTCACGGCATGAGCGGTGTGCTCAACAGCTATGCCCGCAACAACCAGTACGGTTCCAGCTCCATCTACAGCCTTGGCAATAACGGCGACGGCACTCAGAACAACGGTATGCAATCCTCGCTCAgcttgcagcagcagcagacggagCGCTTCAATCCGCTAATCTCCCCCATCAACCAGCACTCTGCGCCACTCCCACCACTGAATGAGTCACCTGAGGAGCGCAGCCGCCGTATACAGGCAGAGCACAAGAAAGAGCGCCAGCTAATTCGACAGCAGCGGGATCAGCACCGACAAGCGCGCCTACAGGCCCGGATGGAAATCGCAGGCCACCTCACCAACGTACTTGTGCAGGGCCTCCGCTCTGCCATGGAGCTCTTTGGCGTGTGCTTCGGTACCTACTATAGCATGAGGGCGGTGCGCGCATTTTCGAACTCGCAGGAGCGGATCCCAGGAATGGGGATGTACATGGGCGCAAATTAcccctgcagcgctgcggtcgccaaGACGCAGGCGGCCGCTACGAGTGCGTTGGGGGCTCAGCAGATCTCCACAGCCCCCAGCGGTGGCCCGAGAAAGTGGCGAACATGGCTGCTCTGTATCGCCTTTTTTATTTTAGGCGAGGTCGTGTACGGGATAGCCACACGCCAACGCACaaagccgctgcagcaccggcgtCGTATTGCCCGCTCAGCCAAGAGCGTCTACGGAGGCGTGATTAGCCAGGATGAGTACGAGGTGAGCATTCACTCCAGCGACACTGAGTCGCGTCTGACAGAGGAGGATAGGGGCGAGGCGGAGATGCTGTCAGAGGCATGGGGTCAGGCATGCAACTCGGACAGCGTGTACCGTACCTCACAGGCGGTACGGCCAAGTGGTAGCAACGGTGCTCGTCGAGTATACTATGCCCTTTATGACTACCAAGCTCAGCAGACCGACGGGCCGTGCTTGAGCTTCAAGGCAGGTGATGAGTTTGTCGTTGAGGACTACGCGGAGGGCAGCTGGTGCGAGGCGATGGCAGTGGAGAGTGGAAACTACTCGCCTCACGGCCGTCGCGGCCTCGTACCGAGCAACTTTCTTCGTCTCGCAGAGCGCATCACAAAGTTGTAG